The stretch of DNA TATCAGCCAGGCCGCTCGTGATTCGACCAGCGCGATCGGGTTGACCAATACCAATAAGGAAGATGTCCGTTCCTGGTCGTTAGGCCCAACCATCCGCCAGCGGTTCGGTCGTGATTTCACTATGAATGGCAGCGTCATCCGTAGTGGTGTCCGGTCTGGCACGCAAAGTGGCGCACGTGCCATGGATGGCGATGGAACCCGTGCTGATCTGTCATTGGCTTCGGCATTGGGTTTCAACAACGTCAACTGGCTGATGAACCTGCAGGACAATCGTTTTGACTACACCAGCCGCGCAGATATCCATGAACAGCGCGGCTCGGTGCGTACGACGCTGACCATGAGCTCCATGTTCCAGCCTTACGCAACGTGGGGTTACGAGAAACAGAAAGATGATCTGGCGCGCTCGCAATCTTCCAACAAATATTGGAATGTCGGAGCGATCTGGTTGCCGACTGTGCGCACCAGTCTGGATGCCAATTTTGGTCGTCGCTTTTTTGGCAGTACCAGCGCCATTTCGTTCAATCATCGGACACGGGCGACAACTTGGCGTCTTTCCTATGTCAAAGATCTGACGACAACGAATCAGGACTTCTTGATTCCGCAAGCGATCAATACGCGGGCATTTCTGGACAATCAGTTCAAAAGTCGCTTTCCAAATGATACCGAGCGCGCTGCGCGTGTCGATGCGTTCATGCGCCAGAACGGCATCGGGGACCGATTGGAGGTCGAGATCCCGTTCTCGACCAATCGCCGCTTTCTGGATCGAAACTTCAATGCCAACTTGGGTATCCGTATCTCCCGTTCGGACCTGATATTGAACTACCAGTGGCGAGACTCGGATGCGGGCAAGGTGAGCCTGCCGGGTGAAGGTACCCAGGATGTCGGCGAACACCGTAAAACCCAGTCAGCCAGCCTGACATGGGGGCTGCCGCTTGGAAAGCGTACGACACTGAGCCTTGGCACAACTTGGTCCAGAAACCAATTCATCGATAACGGTCTTGATGATCGAACCACCACTTACCGTAGCGGATTGAATTACCAATTTTCGCGTGATCTGATCGGCTCGGCGGAATTACGCCGTACCTATCGTGATGCGAATGATGATGTCCGCGATTACACCGAAAACGCCGGGTTGCTGACGGTTACGGCACTCTTCTGATTGGTTGAATAGTTTATGTATGAAGCTTATTACGGCCTACAGGCCAAGCCATTCCAACTGAGCCCAGATCCTTCATTCTTCTTTGGCAGCAAAGGCCACAAGCGCGCCATGTCTTACTTGGAATATGGCCTGCATCAGGGAGAAGGGTTCATCATCGTGACCGGCGAGATCGGCGCGGGCAAAACCACGCTGGTGCGGCATATGCTCCGCAAGCTGCCTGCTGACAAGATCGTCGCCGCGCATCTGGTCAGCACACAGCTTGATTCGGATGACATCTTGCGCATGGTTGCTGCGGCATTCGGATTGCCCGGCATCGAGGGTAACAAGGTGGCTGTGTTACGCAGAATCGAAGATTTCCTGCGGGAGTGCGCGAGCAAGCAACAGCGCGTGCTGTTGGTTGTGGATGAGGCGCAGAACCTGGCGGCCAAGGCGGTCGAGGAACTGCGGATGCTGTCCAATTTCCAGGTGGGTGAAAAGCCGCTGCTGCAAAGCTTTCTGCTGGGCCAGCCTGAGTTTCGGGATACTTTGCGGGGCGAAGACCTGTTACAGCTTCGTCAACGTGTGATCGCGTCGTATCACCTTGGGGCGATGGATGAGGCGGAAACCCGAGCCTATATTGAATACCGCCTTCAAACTGCGGGCTGGCAACGTGGTGTGCTGTTCACCGATGATGCCCATCGTGCCATCTATCAGTTCAGTCGAGGTATTCCACGCATGATCAATACCTTGTGTGACCGGCTGCTGCTGATGGGCTTCCTCGACGAATTGCAACAAATTACGGGTACACAGGTTGAATTGGTGATAGATGACATGCGTCAGGAAATGGCCTTTGTCGATCCAGAAGAGGCCATCAAACCTGTGGGCGGCCCTACACGGGTGGCGGCGAATACCCAGCTTGCGATCGAGTTGTTCGAGGAACGCCTGAACAAGATCGAAGACTCCGTGAGCAATGTATTGAAATTGTCCCGGCAGATTCTGGATCTCGCTTCAGTCAGACGGATCATGGAAGAGAAGCATTGAGTCGAATGATGGCAGGAATTCGGAATGCGATGACGATCGATGTCGAGGACTATTTCCAAGTCTCGGCGTTTGAGCACCATATCGCCCGTGGCAGCTGGGAATCGCTCCCCTGCCGTGTCGAGCGCAATATGGATGTCATCCTCTCATTGCTCAATCAACATCGCACCCAGGCCACCTTTTTTACCCTGGGCTGGATCGCAGAGCGCTATCCGCAACTGGTCAGGCGTATCGTGGCTGAGGGGCATGAGCTGGCCAGCCATGGCTATGGTCATTTGCGGGCATCCGACCAATCGCCGACAGAGTTTTCAGAGGATGTCGTCCGTGCCAAGAAACTGCTCGAAGATCTGGGTGGTGTGGCTGTGAAGGGATACCGTGCGCCCAGTTTTTCGATTGGCGCGGCCAATCTGTGGGCACTTGATACCTTGAAGCAGGCGGGTTACGAATACAGCTCCAGCATCTACCCGGTAGCGCGTGATCATTACGGCATGCCCGATGCGCCCAGGTTCGCGTATCGTCCGGCTGCCGGGCAGGGTTTATTGGAAGTCCCTCCCACTACGGTGCGCATGTTCAATCGTAACGTACCTGCCTCAGGTGGCGGGTTCTTCCGTCTGTTTCCTTATCATCTGTCCCGGGCATTGATCAAAAGAGTGAACCAGGTGGATGCCAAGCCAGCCATTTTCTACCTGCATCCTTGGGAGGTAGACCCTGGACAGCCACGACAGCAGGGTATCAGTTTGAAGACACGGGTTCGGCATTACCTGAATCTGTCACGTACAGAGGCGCGACTCTCCCGATTGTTGGCTGATTTTCAATGGGGACGTATGGATCACATTTTTCTGGAGGGCGCACATGAATGACATGGTGCGCACCAATGCGATGACCGAGCCTTTGACTGTCCGGGAAATGGCAGCTGCCGACCGGGTGCGCTGGGATCAATTCGTTGAGCACTGCCCCGATGCCACGTTCTTCCACAAAGCGGGTTGGCAGCAGGTGATTGAGCAGGCGTTTGGGCACCGTTGCACTTTTCTGATGGCGGAAAGAGCGGGCCAGATCGAAGGCATTTTACCGCTATGCAATGTGAAGAGCCTGATGTTCGGCAACGCGTTGGTCAGCCTGCCTTTCTGTGTCTATGGTGGGGTGGCGGCAATAACAGATGAAGCGCGGGCCAAGCTGGATGAGGCGGCTATCAAGCTGGCGGAAGCCAAATCAGTCGATCATCTGGAGTACCGCTGTGAAATCTCCACGCATCCAGACTGGGCGCACAAAGAGCTGTATGTGACCTTTCGGCGTGATATCGACCCGGATGTGGAGGCCAATATGTTGGCCATTCCCAGAAAGCAGCGTGCCATGGTGCGAAAAGGCATCAAGTTTGAGCTGCAGGGGCATCTGGACGACGATGTCGAGCGTTTCTTCACCGCTTATTCCACCAGCGTACATCGTTTGGGCACGCCAGTCTTTTCCAAGCGTTACTTCAAGTTGTTGCAAGAGGTGTTCGGTAAAGACTGCGAAGTGCTGACCATCATGCAAGGCGAAACGCTGGTTGCCAGCGTACTTAGTTTCTATTTCCGTGATCAGGTGCTGCCGTACTATGGTGGCGGCATGGATGTGGCGCGTGATGTGGCTGGCAACGACTTCATGTACTGGGATTTACTGCGCAGGGCATGCGAGCGGGGTCTCAAGGTGTTCGATTTCGGGCGCTCCAAGCTGGGTACTGGTGCTTTTGATTTCAAGAAGAATTGGGGTTTTGAGGCCACGCCACTGCAATACGAGTATCGCTTGATCAAGGCGACGGCTGTGCCCGACCATAACCCGCTCAATCCCAAGTATCAGATGTTCATCAAGGCATGGCAGCGCATGCCCATTCAGCTGGCCAATATGATCGGCCCGCATATCGTCAAGAATCTCGGCTGATATTTCCATGCAAGATCTGTTGTATCTCGTCCATCGCATTCCCTATCCGCCCAACAAGGGGGATAAGGTTCGTTCCTTCAACATGCTGCGTTTTCTGGCCCAACGCTATCGTGTGCACCTCGGTGCATTTGTGGATGACCCGGAAGACTGGCGCTATGTGGATGACCTGAAGCAATTTTGTGGTGAGGTGCATCTGGAGCCCTTATCCCGTCGTCGGGCCACATTGAAGAGCGCTACCGGGCTATTGAGTGGTGAAGCGCTGACCTTGCCCTTCTATCGTCACAATCACATGCAGCAGTGGGTTGATCGGGTATTGCGTCGCCACCCGATTCAGCGTGTCTTGGTGTTCTCGTCACCGATGGCGCAATATGTGGCCAAGCATACTCACCTGACCCGGATTGCAGATTTTGTGGATATCGATTCGGATAAATGGCGGCAATATGCGCAATCCAAACAATGGCCATTGTCGTGGGTCTACCGCCGGGAAGCGGATAGGCTGTTCACCTTTGAGCAGCAGGTGACCCAGCAATTTGACGGCACGGTTTTTGTCTCATCCATCGAGGCCCAGCATTTCCGTGACATGGCCCCGGCATGCAAAGCCAAAGTGGGTTATGTCAACAATGGTGTCGATGCGGAGTATTTCAACGGCGACCGGGCCTATGACAATCCATATGGCGCAGATGAAATCCCCCTGGTGTTCACCGGTGCGATGGATTACTGGCCCAATATCGATGCTGTGCAGTGGTTCGCCAGTGAGATCCTGCCCGGATTGAGGCAGCGAATCCCGGCGTTGGTTTTCTATATTGTCGGTGCGCGGCCTACGGAAGCGGTGCTGGCGCTCGCGCAGCAGGTTGGTATCAAGGTGACCGGCAGTGTGCCCGATATCCGTCCCTATATCGCCCACGCCCGGCTGGCCGTGGCGCCATTGCGCATTGCTCGTGGTGTGCAGAACAAGGTGCTGGAAGCAATGGCGATGGCCAAATTGGTCATCGCATCGCCGCAAGCAGCAGAAGGCATCGAGGCCACCCGAGGCGAGGATTTGCTGGTGGCTGACCAGGCGCCGGACTACCAACACTTGATCGAGCGGGCATTGGCGGGCGAATTTGCAACGGTTCCTCAGGCTGCCCGGCAGTGTGTGGAGCGCCATTATGATTGGTTTACCAATCTGGCCCATTTTGCTGAATTGTTGGATCGCTCGCCGGGAACCAGTGTGTTGCCAAATGCCGTGATTCCGGCGATGTCACATTCCGGGAGGGGTGGGTGAGACTGGAATCGCCTGCTGGCAATATTTCAACGGGGGGTGACCGGGCAGCCAATGCTTGGCGCAAGCCGCTGGGTCTGTTTTTGGTTGCGCTGACCTTGCTGCTCATTGTCTACGCCGACACTTGGCTGGGCATGGTCGATATCTGGTATCGGTCGGATACCTATGCGCACGGCTTTCTGATTGCGCCAATCAGTCTGTGGCTGGTCTGGCAACGCCGACGCCATGTGGCAACTCTATCACCCGGCCCTGCCATGCTGCCATTGGTCGGGCTGGTGCTGTTGGGTGCGGTGTGGTTGGTAGGCAATGTGGCTGGGGCCATGGTGGTGCAACAATACGCCTTTGTGCTCATGCTGCCATTGCTGGTATGGGCGATACTGGGCTGGGAAGTCACTTGGGCACTGTGTTTTCCGTTGACCTACCTGATTCTGGCGGTGCCATTTGGTGAGGTGCTGCTGCCATGGATGATGAATTTCACCGCTGATTTCACGGTTGGCATGTTGCGCATGACCGGTATCCCGGTTTACCGGGAGGGGCTGTTCTTCACCATTCCCTCCGGCCAGTGGTCAGTCGTAGAAGCGTGCAGTGGGTTACGTTACCTGATCGCCTCGTTCACACTGGGCACCCTGTATGCATATCTGACCTATCGTCGGGCTTCCCGCCGTGTGGTCTTCACACTTGCCTCCATTCTGGTGCCGATACTGGCCAATGGATTGCGAGCGTATTTGATTGTGATGATCGGCCACATGAGCAATATGAAGTACGCCGTGGGTGTGGATCATCTGATCTATGGCTGGCTGTTCTTCGGCATCATCATGCTGGCCTTGTTCTGGGTGGGGGCCTATTGGCGCGAAGACGGTGAGGAGACTGCAGGTGACGGAGTCGTACCGTTCTACCGCACCATTCCGGTCACAACGTGGTTGATCAGCATTGGCATGCTGGTGGGTGTGCTGCTGCCCTGGCCGGGCTATGCCTATTACCTGAAAACGCACGCCAATGGCAAACCTCAGCAGGTTGTGCTGGATGCACCGCTCGGTTGGTCATCCGCTGAGCGCCGTCTCAAGTGGTCGCCGGCGTATGACAATGCGCCATTCAAGCTGCAGCAGGAGTTTTCCAATGGCCATCAAGTGGCCGGTGTATTCATCGGGTTTTACCCCGGCGCCCTACGTGGGGCAGAGATGGTGTCCACTGGCAATGGGCTGTTCAGAGAAGAAGAACATCAAGAGTGGACACTGTTACGGCAGATGAATGTGGAAAGCCGTTACTGGGGCACAGTCAAGCAATCGGATATCCGTGGTGTCGGGACACAGTTCCGGCTGTGGCAGCGATATTGGATCGATGGCATTTGGACGGCTGATCCCTACTATGCCAAGTTGCTGCAGGCGAAAGCACGGCTCCTGGGGGCGCCTGCCCAATCCGCCATCGTCATGATGTATGCGCCCGTGGCAGAGGGTGAGAACGGTCAGGCATTGGATCAATTCGCGGCGGTGATGCTACCGGCCTTGGAGGAAGGGTTGCAACATGCCAGATAAGCAGGGCGGTGCGGCCACCCCCCCGCTGGTTGCACACCTGATCTACAGCCTGGATTTCGGCGGCTTGGAGAATGGATTGGTCAATCTGATCAATCACATGCCAGGAGATGTGTGTCGTCATGTCATCATCTGCCTGACGACCTACAGCGATTTCGCCAAGCGTATTCAACGCCCAGACGTGCCGATCCATGCTTTGAACAAGCCGCCTGGCAAGGCAATCGGGTCGTACTTGAAGTTGTGGCGGTTGCTTCGGCAGCTGAAGCCGGATCTGCTGCATACCCGCAATCTGGCCGCGCTGGAAGGACAGTTCTGGGCAGTGCTGGCTGGCATACCGCACCGTATCCATAGCGAGCACGGGCGGGATGCGGACGACATCGATGGCACCAATCTCAAGTACCAGCGATTGCGGCGTTTGTTCCGCCCATTTGTGCAGCATCAAATTGCCTTGTCGAGAGATCTGCAGCGCTATCTGGCTGACCGGGTCTTCGTGCCCCCCCATGCTTTGTCGCAAATCTACAATGGGGTGGACGACACCCGGTTTGTCCCATCGCCAGAGGGCAGGGCAGACGTTGTCGACTCACCTTTCAATGGCCGGGATGACTTGTTGGTGATCGGCACTGTAGGGCGGTTGCAGCCGGTCAAGGATCAAGTGAATCTGGCTGATGCGTTTGGTCGTCTGATCGCCAGCAATCCGCAATACCGGAGTTTTGTGCGACTGGCGATCATCGGTGACGGCGGTACACGTGACAAAGTACTCAGCAAGCTGGAAGGGTCAGGTGTGGCCGACCTGACCTGGTTGCCCGGCGCACGGCACGATGTGTCTGATCTGATGCGTGCCTTTGATGTGTTTGCCCTGCCCTCATTGGCGGAAGGCATCTCCAACACCATTCTCGAAGCCATGTCCTGTGGTTTACCGGTGGTGGCGACCGATGTGGGAGGCAATGCGGAATTGATCGAGCACGGTCATACTGGGCTGCTGGTGCCCAAGGCAGACCCGGCAGCATTGGCTGAGGCACTCAACCGTTATGTGGTGGATGCTTCCTTGCGTCGGGCTCATGGTTTGGCTGGGCGGCTACGTATCGAGCGCGAATTCAGCCTGACCCGCATGGTGGAAAAATATTCGGATATCTACCGGCGTGCCTTACAAGGCGCGTTGTAACAATCAGGCAGGGAAGGGCAGATACAAGCGCACTCTCCCGCCTCTACATGAATGATGGAGCACACATATGTGTGGCATTGTTGGTCTGTTTGACCTGAAAGGCCGTCGGGTTTACGAGCGTGAGCTGGTGTCTCGGCTCAATGACATTCAATATCATCGCGGGCCAGACGAAAGCGGCTTGCACATCGAGCCGGGCGTGGCATTTGGCCATCGCCGCCTGTCGATCATTGATTTGTCCACTGGTCAGCAACCATTGTTCAACGAAGACCGCTCCGTGGTCGTCGTGTTCAATGGTGAGATCTACAATTTCCAGGAATTGATGCCCGAGCTGCAGGCTTTGGGACACACCTTCCGCACCCACTCCGATACCGAGGTCATCGTCCATGCCTGGGAAGAGTGGGGGGAGGCATGCGTACAGCGCTTCCGGGGCATGTTTGCCTTTGCGCTGTGGGATCGCAACCGGGATATCCTGTTCCTGGCACGTGACCGATTGGGCGTCAAACCGCTGTTCTACGCTTTGCTGCCAGACGGCACCATGATGTTCTCGTCCGAGTTGAAATCGATTGCCGCTCACCCAGCTTTCGACAAGGTACTCGATCCGATGTCGATCGAGGATTATTTTGCTTATGGCTATATTCCCGAGCCCCGTACCGTCTATCTAGGGGCCTCAAAGCTGGAACCCGGCCATACCCTGACCTTCCGTCATGGTGGCATCATGCCGGAGCCGCGTGAATATTGGGATGTGCCGTTCAAATCGATCGGCCCCATCAGCGAAAAAGAAGCGGAAGAGGAAATGATCCGCCGCCTGCGGGACTCCGTGCGGATACGCATGATCTCGGAAGTACCATTGGGGGCATTCCTGTCCGGCGGGGTGGATTCGAGTGCGGTGGTGGCGATGATGGCCGGTTTGTCATCCGACCCGGTCAATACCTGTTCGATCTCCTTTGGCGACCCCAAATTCAACGAGGCCGAATTCGCCCAGCAAGTTGCCAATCGTTACCATACCAATCATCGTGTCGAGCAGGTTGATCCAGATGATTTCAGCCTGCTCGACAAGCTGGCGGGCATGTATGATGAGCCATATGCCGACAGCTCCGCGTTGCCCACCTATCGTGTGTGCCAACTGGCCCGCAAACATGTCACGGTGGCATTGTCGGGTGATGGGGGAGATGAGAACGTCGCCGGTTACCGCCGCTATCGTTTCCATTTGAACGAGGAAAAGCTGCGTTCAGCCTTACCGCTGTCGATCCGCCGTCCGCTGTTTGGCACCTTGGGCACGCTTTATCCGAAAGCGGACTGGGCGCCTCGGATGTTCCGCGCCAAATCGACCTTTGAAGCGCTGGCGAGGGATTCGGTCGAGGCGTATTTCCACGCGGTGTCGATCTTCAAGACCAGCATGCGCGCCAAGCTGTACACCCCTAAATTCATGGCCGAGCTGGGGGGCTATCATGCCAGTAACGCTATGCGCCGCCATGCCCAGAAGGCACCGACTGATCATCCATTGAGCTTGGTGCAATATCTGGACATGAAGACCTATCTGGTCGGGGACATTCTCACCAAGGTGGATCGCGCCAGCATGGCCAACTCGCTGGAAGTCCGCGAGCCGTTACTGGATCACTCATGGATGGAATGGATGTCCGGCCTGCCGCCAGAGCTCAAGCTGAAAGGGGGCGAGGGCAAATACATCCTCAAGAAATCGTTGGAGCCTTACCTGCCCAACGACATCCTCTATCGCCAGAAAATGGGCTTTGCCGTGCCGCTGGCAGCGTGGTTCCGTGGGCCATTACGGCAGCGGGTGCGGGAAGCGCTGTTGGGCGATACCCTGGCCCAGACCGGTTGGTTCAACCAGAGCTACCTGTTGGAGCTGGTCACCCATCATGAAAAGGGTATCCGTGACTACAGCGCACCGATCTGGACACTGTTGATGTTCGAATCCTTCCTGCGCAACTGTCTGGGGGTGACGGCAAGTGACACGAGCAAGGTGGCCTGATGCGGATTCTGCACATTCTGGATCACTCCATTCCACTGCATTCCGGCTACACCTTCCGTACAGCGGCTATTTTGCGTGAGCAGCGCAAGCTGGGATGGGAGACATTCCACCTGACCAGCCCCAAGCAGGAGAACTGTACGGTGCTGGAAGAGGATGTGGATGGCTTGCATTTCTATCGTACCCCGCCCGCCAAAGGCTTCATGGCCAGCAAGCCGGTATTGTCCGAAATCGCACTGATTCAAGCCACAGCCCACCGACTGGAGGAGGTGGCCAAGCAAGTCAGGCCAGATGTCTTGCATGCCCATTCCCCGGTGCTCAATGCCATTCCTGCCTTGCAGGTGGGGCAAAAGCTCGGCATCCCGGTGGTGTATGAAGTACGCGCCTTCTGGGAGGATGCTGCCGTTGACCATGGCACCAGCAAAGAATGGGGGCTGCGTTACCGCGCCACACGCGGTCTGGAGACTTATGCGCTGAAGCGTGTCCAGGCTGTGACCACCATCTGCGAAGGGCTGCGTGGCGATATCGTCGCACGTGGCATTCCTGCGGACAAAGTGACGGTGATCCCCAATGCCGTGGATATCGAGAAGTTCCAGGTTGGCGCCCAGCCAGACCCGGCCTTGCAAGCCAGATTGGGGCTACAGGGCAAGACCGTGCTGGGATTCATCGGCTCGTTCTATGCATATGAGGGCTTGAATGTCCTACTGGATGCATTGCCTTTGATGTTGCGCGAGAACCCGGATATCCGGCTGCTGTTGACTGGCGGTGGCCACCAAGAGACTGCGTTGAAACAGCAAGCGCAACAGCTTGGCATCAGCGAACAGATCGTCTTCACCGGGCGCGTGCCAAATGCTGATGTACCTCAATACTACGATCTGGTGGATGTACTGGTGTACCCACGCCTGCCGATGCGCCTGACCGAATTGGTGACACCGTTGAAACCACTGGAAGCGATGGCGCAAGGCCGCTTGGTGGCGGCCAGTGATGTCGGCGGCCATCGCGAGCTGATTCAGCCCAATGTGACCGGGGTACTGTTCCGTGCAGATGATGCAGCTGATCTGGCCAAGGTGGTGCTGGATCTTGCAGCACACCCGGAACGCTGGCCCGCTATGAAGTCTGCGGGCCGCCACTACGTTGAAACCGAGCGCAATTGGGCGAACAGCGTCAGCCGGTACCAACACATCTACCCCGCGCTATTGAACGGAAAGCGGCGATGAGGGCGTTACGTCTGGCGCTGGTCGGCCCATTACCCCCTCCCTCCGGCGGCATGGCCAATCAATGTCGTCAATTAGCTCGATTGCTGGGTGAGGAAGGTGTCGAGGTCGAGGTGGTGCAGGTCAATGCACCCTATAGACCTGCATTTGTGGAAAAGCTGAAAGGCATCCGTGCGCTGTTCCGGTTGATTCCCTACAAGTGGGCGCTGTGGCGGGCTGCTGGGCGGGCGGATGTGGTACATGTGATGGCGAATTCAGGTTGGTCTTGGTACCTGTTTGCTGTGCCAGCGGTGTATATTGCCCGATTGCGTGGCACACCCGTCATCATCAATTATCGAGGGGGCGGGGCGGCTGAGTTCTTTGCTCATGCGCCTGCACTGGCTTTGCGTGCACTGAAAAAAGCCAATGCCCTGATCGTGCCCTCGGGTTTTCTACGAGAGGTGTTTGGCCAGTTGGGTTGTACGGGCCTGGTCATTCCCAACATCATCGATCTGTCGCGGTTCACCCCGCGTCAGCCGCAGCCTGGTAAGGTGGATAAACATGTGATCGTCACCCGAAATCTGGAGCCGATCTACGACATTCCCACTGCATTACAGGCATTTGCCAGGGTGCGTCAGCAGCTGCCATCCGCACAGATGACCGTGGCGGGCTCGGGGCCGGAGCTGGCCAATCTGCAGCAGCTGGCGCAGACCTTGGGCATTGCCGATGCCGTCCATTTCGTCGGTCGCATCGACAATGATCAGATGAGTGCGCTGTATACCTCAGCTGATCTGATGCTGAACCCCAGCACCATCGACAATATGCCGATTTCCATTCTGGAAGCCTTTGCCAGCAATGTTCCGGTGGTCTCCACGGATGTCGGGGGTGTGCCATTCATCGCAGAGCATGGGCGTACCGCGCTGCTGGTGCCTGCGCGCGATGCCGATGCGATGGCTGCAGCCATGCTGCAGATTTTGCAGGATGATGCTTTTGCCGAACAGCTGTCCACGGCAGGCATGGCAGAGGCGCAACGTTATGCTTGGCCCGTGGTGCGAGAGCAATGGCTGGCGGCCTATCGTGGCCTGATGCGGCTGGAGTCCAGATAATGGGGCTCTATACCACCTTTGCCGCCAATGTGTTGTTCCCGCTGCACGAGCGTCTGAAGCACCATGACACGGTGGCCGTGAAACGCCAACTGGAACAGACACAATGGCTGAAACCCGAAGCAATCCGTGCGCTTCAGCTGGATCGGCTACGTGCATTTCTGACTGACTGTGGCCAACATGTGCCGTACTACCGCGATCTGTTCGCCAAATTGGCATTCGACCCGGTGGCCATCACCTCATTGTCAGATCTGGCCCGCCTGCCCATTTTGACCAAAGACATCATCCGGCGTGAATTCGAGCAATTGAAATCATCACAGGCTGAGCCGATGAAATTGTTCTCGACGACTGGATCAACGGGTGACCCGTTGCGCTTTTTCATCAGCAATACCCGTGTCAGCCATGATGTTGCCGCCAAGTGGCGCGCAACCCGGTGGTGGGATGTCGATATCGGTGACCGTGAAATGGTGATCTGGTCGAGCCCGATCGAGTTGACCAAACAAGATCGTGTCAAGCAGCTGCGAGATTGGCTGTTGCGTAGCCGATTGGTGCCCTCGGCAACCTTATCGCCAGCGGACATGGCGCGTTTCGTCGAGGCGATTCGCCGTTTCAAACCGGCCATGCTGTTTGGCTACCCATCCTCCATGACACTCATTGCCCAACATGCCGAGAAACAGGGGGTACGCCTGGATGATCTCGGTATCAAGGTCGCATTCTGCACGGCAGAGCGTATGTAC from Chitinivorax tropicus encodes:
- a CDS encoding XrtA/PEP-CTERM system amidotransferase, whose translation is MCGIVGLFDLKGRRVYERELVSRLNDIQYHRGPDESGLHIEPGVAFGHRRLSIIDLSTGQQPLFNEDRSVVVVFNGEIYNFQELMPELQALGHTFRTHSDTEVIVHAWEEWGEACVQRFRGMFAFALWDRNRDILFLARDRLGVKPLFYALLPDGTMMFSSELKSIAAHPAFDKVLDPMSIEDYFAYGYIPEPRTVYLGASKLEPGHTLTFRHGGIMPEPREYWDVPFKSIGPISEKEAEEEMIRRLRDSVRIRMISEVPLGAFLSGGVDSSAVVAMMAGLSSDPVNTCSISFGDPKFNEAEFAQQVANRYHTNHRVEQVDPDDFSLLDKLAGMYDEPYADSSALPTYRVCQLARKHVTVALSGDGGDENVAGYRRYRFHLNEEKLRSALPLSIRRPLFGTLGTLYPKADWAPRMFRAKSTFEALARDSVEAYFHAVSIFKTSMRAKLYTPKFMAELGGYHASNAMRRHAQKAPTDHPLSLVQYLDMKTYLVGDILTKVDRASMANSLEVREPLLDHSWMEWMSGLPPELKLKGGEGKYILKKSLEPYLPNDILYRQKMGFAVPLAAWFRGPLRQRVREALLGDTLAQTGWFNQSYLLELVTHHEKGIRDYSAPIWTLLMFESFLRNCLGVTASDTSKVA
- a CDS encoding phenylacetate--CoA ligase family protein; translation: MGLYTTFAANVLFPLHERLKHHDTVAVKRQLEQTQWLKPEAIRALQLDRLRAFLTDCGQHVPYYRDLFAKLAFDPVAITSLSDLARLPILTKDIIRREFEQLKSSQAEPMKLFSTTGSTGDPLRFFISNTRVSHDVAAKWRATRWWDVDIGDREMVIWSSPIELTKQDRVKQLRDWLLRSRLVPSATLSPADMARFVEAIRRFKPAMLFGYPSSMTLIAQHAEKQGVRLDDLGIKVAFCTAERMYPHQADTLKRVFGCPVANGYGGRDAGFIAHACPQGGYHITAEDIIVEVVDEQGLPLPAGVPGEVVVTHLYSTGFPFVRYKNGDVAVLDDAQCACGRGLPLLKEVRGRTNDVLLAEDGSMVHDVAIAMVLRDMPGVIAFKVIQETLHHCRLQLVRDERFQTVSSELSIRDTFRARLGQGVKLDIEYVAAIEPEKSGKYRYVVSKVSQHQAGHPTATIQN
- a CDS encoding TIGR04063 family PEP-CTERM/XrtA system glycosyltransferase, whose protein sequence is MRILHILDHSIPLHSGYTFRTAAILREQRKLGWETFHLTSPKQENCTVLEEDVDGLHFYRTPPAKGFMASKPVLSEIALIQATAHRLEEVAKQVRPDVLHAHSPVLNAIPALQVGQKLGIPVVYEVRAFWEDAAVDHGTSKEWGLRYRATRGLETYALKRVQAVTTICEGLRGDIVARGIPADKVTVIPNAVDIEKFQVGAQPDPALQARLGLQGKTVLGFIGSFYAYEGLNVLLDALPLMLRENPDIRLLLTGGGHQETALKQQAQQLGISEQIVFTGRVPNADVPQYYDLVDVLVYPRLPMRLTELVTPLKPLEAMAQGRLVAASDVGGHRELIQPNVTGVLFRADDAADLAKVVLDLAAHPERWPAMKSAGRHYVETERNWANSVSRYQHIYPALLNGKRR
- a CDS encoding TIGR03088 family PEP-CTERM/XrtA system glycosyltransferase — encoded protein: MPDKQGGAATPPLVAHLIYSLDFGGLENGLVNLINHMPGDVCRHVIICLTTYSDFAKRIQRPDVPIHALNKPPGKAIGSYLKLWRLLRQLKPDLLHTRNLAALEGQFWAVLAGIPHRIHSEHGRDADDIDGTNLKYQRLRRLFRPFVQHQIALSRDLQRYLADRVFVPPHALSQIYNGVDDTRFVPSPEGRADVVDSPFNGRDDLLVIGTVGRLQPVKDQVNLADAFGRLIASNPQYRSFVRLAIIGDGGTRDKVLSKLEGSGVADLTWLPGARHDVSDLMRAFDVFALPSLAEGISNTILEAMSCGLPVVATDVGGNAELIEHGHTGLLVPKADPAALAEALNRYVVDASLRRAHGLAGRLRIEREFSLTRMVEKYSDIYRRALQGAL
- a CDS encoding glycosyltransferase family 4 protein, with translation MRALRLALVGPLPPPSGGMANQCRQLARLLGEEGVEVEVVQVNAPYRPAFVEKLKGIRALFRLIPYKWALWRAAGRADVVHVMANSGWSWYLFAVPAVYIARLRGTPVIINYRGGGAAEFFAHAPALALRALKKANALIVPSGFLREVFGQLGCTGLVIPNIIDLSRFTPRQPQPGKVDKHVIVTRNLEPIYDIPTALQAFARVRQQLPSAQMTVAGSGPELANLQQLAQTLGIADAVHFVGRIDNDQMSALYTSADLMLNPSTIDNMPISILEAFASNVPVVSTDVGGVPFIAEHGRTALLVPARDADAMAAAMLQILQDDAFAEQLSTAGMAEAQRYAWPVVREQWLAAYRGLMRLESR